In Brassica rapa cultivar Chiifu-401-42 chromosome A06, CAAS_Brap_v3.01, whole genome shotgun sequence, a single window of DNA contains:
- the LOC103828052 gene encoding probable LRR receptor-like serine/threonine-protein kinase At2g16250 isoform X2: protein MMDQKKTILQLFFFFLLLLLESTLEQQTSSSSPVEKSALLVLRSSLGLRGRDWPVKGDPCLNWNGVRCDQNGRVTHINISGFRRTRVGNQNPQFSVDSLVSLTRLASFNASRFSLPGPIPVLLGSSLLTLQVLDLSSCSITGTIPANLSGLSRLTVLDLSNNSIQGNIPLSLTSLLNLSFLDLSSNSVDGLIPASIGALSKLQRLNLSHNALSSSIPPSLGDIAALADLDLSFNDLSGSVPTELKELRNLQTVVVAGNRLSGSLPPDLFSFMSKLQIVDFRGCGFTDVLPSSLWSLPDLKILDLSGNQFSNELPNTTVSFGSTISLLNISENMFYGNLALILRRFRVVDLTRNYFQGKVPDFVPINASLSNNCLQGAMSQRGLSDCSSFYSSKGLSFDNFGQQPAQEKKPESPWLSHRIKVIIAAVGGSILVMLILILLPITVNFCVRRRSRSSTSTRPRGRHNGVGPLPPDETLPSERGGGVSVNYASLGTTFTYQQLVNATKEFGDANLIKKGRSGDLFKGVLETGVQVVVKRINLELMKSNEAYLTELDFFSRFAHPRVVPFVGKCLESPTHKLLVYKYMMNRDLPSSLFYKSSSLVDDGLKSLDWITRLKIALGAAEGLSYLHHDCSPSIVHRDIQASSILLDDKFEVRLGSFSKACHQENNGRPKKIARLLSRLSQSSQTLQQQQHAHTMSTASGRYSSS, encoded by the exons ATGATGGATCAGAAGAAGACAATCTTgcagctcttcttcttcttcctcctcttgttGTTAGAGTCAACGCTCGAGCAACAGACAAGTTCTTCTTCCCCAGTTGAGAAATCGGCGCTTTTGGTACTAAGGTCTTCTCTGGGGCTCAGAGGCAGAGATTGGCCTGTCAAAGGCGATCCTTGTCTGAACTGGAACGGCGTCAGATGTGATCAGAACGGTAGAGTAACTCATATCAACATTTCAGGGTTCAGAAGAACAAGGGTTGGCAATCAAAACCCTCAATTCTCAGTTGACTCGCTCGTCAGTCTCACCCGTTTAGCCTCCTTCAACGCCTCAAGGTTCTCACTTCCAGGCCCAATCCCTGTTTTATTGGGATCCAGCCTGTTGACTTTGCAGGTGTTGGACCTTAGCTCCTGTTCCATCACAGGAACCATCCCTGCAAATTTGAGTGGGCTATCACGCCTCACTGTTCTTGATCTTTCCAACAACTCAATCCAAGGGAACATTCCTCTGTCGCTTACATCTCTTCTGAACCTATCATTTCTTGATCTTTCCTCAAACTCTGTAGATGGTTTGATCCCTGCTAGTATTGGGGCACTCTCAAAGCTCCAACGTCTGAATCTATCACATAACGCCCTATCCTCCTCCATACCTCCATCACTTGGAGATATTGCTGCTTTAGCTGACCTTGATCTCAGCTTCAACGACCTGTCTGGTTCGGTTCCAACAGAACTCAAAGAGCTCAGAAACTTGCAGACAGTTGTAGTTGCTGGAAACCGCCTTTCAGGATCCCTACCTCCTGATCTGTTTAGTTTCATGAGTAAACTCCAGATCGTTGACTTCAGAGGCTGTGGTTTCACCGACGTTTTACCTTCTAGCTTATGGTCGTTACCAGACCTGAAGATTCTAGATCTTTCTGGAAATCAATTCTCCAACGAGCTGCCTAATACCACTGTCAGCTTTGGTTCTACTATCTCACTGCTAAACATATCAGAGAACATGTTTTACGGAAATCTCGCACTTATACTGAGGAGGTTCCGAGTTGTTGATCTGACAAGAAACTATTTCCAAGGTAAAGTTCCTGACTTCGTGCCCATCAATGCTTCCTTGAGCAACAATTGTCTTCAGGGGGCAATGAGCCAGCGAGGATTGTCAGACTGCTCTTCGTTTTACTCCAGTAAGGGATTAAGTTTCGACAATTTCGGACAGCAACCAGCACAAGAAAAGAAGCCTGAGTCTCCCTGGTTAAGCCACAGGATTAAAGTTATAATTGCTGCAGTTGGAGGGTCTATTTTGGTTATGCTCATTCTCATATTGTTACCTATAACAGTGAACTTCTGTGTCCGTAGAAGAAGCAGATCATCAACCAGTACACGTCCTAGAGGGAGACACAACGGCGTTGGCCCATTGCCTCCTGATGAAACACTTCCCTCGGAAAGAGGAGGAGGAGTCTCTGTAAACTATGCGAGCCTTGGAACGACATTCACCTATCAACAGCTGGTCAATGCCACAAAGGAGTTCGGAGACGCGAACCTGATCAAGAAAGGAAGATCAGGTGATCTTTTCAAGGGAGTTCTAGAAACAGGAGTTCAGGTCGTTGTGAAGAGAATCAACTTGGAGTTGATGAAGAGCAACGAAGCGTATCTAACGGAGTTGGATTTCTTCAGCCGGTTTGCTCATCCGAGAGTAGTCCCATTTGTAGGAAAATGCTTAGAGAGCCCAACACACAAGCTCTTGGTGTATAAGTACATGATGAACAGGGATTTACCGAGCTCATTGTTCTACAAATCAAGTTCCCTTGTTGACGACGGATTGAAATCTCTAGACTGGATCACAAGATTGAAAATCGCATTGGGAGCAGCAGAGGGACTTTCCTATCTGCATCACGACTGTTCACCATCTATTGTCCACAG AGATATACAAGCAAGCAGCATTCTCCTAGATGATAA